The Oscillatoria salina IIICB1 nucleotide sequence AACTTATTCGGGTGGTTTACGCAAGCGTCTCGATTTAGCTGCGGGTTTGTTACATCAACCCGACGTGCTAGTTTTAGACGAGCCAACGGTAGGATTAGATATTGAAAGCCGGGTGGTAGTTTGGGATTTTTTGCGTAAATTGCGCGAAGCAGGGACAACGGTACTCATTACTAGCCATTATCTCGAAGAAATCGACGCACTTGCCGATCGCCTGGCGATTATTGACAAGGGTAAAATTATTGCTGAGGGAAGTCCTTCTCAATTAAAGGATAAACTAGGCGGCGATCGCGTAACTCTCCGCATTCGAGAATTTTCTACCCATGAGGAAGCCGAAAAAGCTAAATCTCTGCTTCAAAGTTTACCTTTTGTCGAAGAAGTTATTATTAATTCGGCTCAAGGTAACTCGCTTAATTTAGTCGTAACTCGGCAAAGTAATCCTCTCAGCAAAATCGAAAAGTCTCTCGAAGAAGTGGGTTTACCAATTTTTAGTATGGCACAATCTCGCCCTAGTCTTGATGATGTTTATCTCGCGGCTACTGGACAAACTTTGATGGATGCAGAAATTGCTGCTGCTGGTAATCGCGATTTGAAGAAAGAAAAGAAAATGCAAATGAAGTAGGGATTGGGGACTGGGGATTGGGGACTGGGGACTGGGAATTAGGTAAATTAATAACTACTAACCTTTCACTGGTCACTAATAATTCCGAACTACCTAACACTAAATGCCTAATTTTTG carries:
- a CDS encoding ABC transporter ATP-binding protein; the protein is MAFAVLIENLQKSYGEIPAVKDVSFQVERGEIYGLLGPNGAGKTTTIRCLCTLAKPDRGKIEVCGVSAIDNPRATRRRLGYVAQEVALDKVLTGRELLQLQAALYHLPGATSKERVNQLLQLLGLSDYADKKTGTYSGGLRKRLDLAAGLLHQPDVLVLDEPTVGLDIESRVVVWDFLRKLREAGTTVLITSHYLEEIDALADRLAIIDKGKIIAEGSPSQLKDKLGGDRVTLRIREFSTHEEAEKAKSLLQSLPFVEEVIINSAQGNSLNLVVTRQSNPLSKIEKSLEEVGLPIFSMAQSRPSLDDVYLAATGQTLMDAEIAAAGNRDLKKEKKMQMK